Proteins encoded by one window of Porphyrobacter sp. YT40:
- a CDS encoding methyl-accepting chemotaxis protein, translating to MKQAALDTAHAHALGMIPESCGAVTVGCTDVAGVVEAVIASSRTLRSEHEALAETVRALEADQRKVSEASDEARLLSERAIERLNEGTALIQSSLGQIAGLIELVDTLSQHVTSFSAAMEQVRRSAQDIDEIAETTNILALNATIEAMRAGDAGRTFAVVAAEVKSLANDTRKATEEIAATIDALGGEAEVVIGRIEAGSKASGEARASVAQIESTIANVGALVEEVDKQNDVIARSTGTISGHVDRVQRVLTGFDTAARSNEDRLHGAHRKMEELEITASEMFDRIVQAGLSPEDSAMVAQAQAMMREVAEHTEAAIAKGAVSMAALFDTDYQPVPGTNPQLYRTRLTDWAHAEWRPFLDRAKAGDTRVLAAACTDMNGFLPTHLSERSRTPTGDVAHDTQFCRNGRIMLEAIDRKAKASSAPYMMAVYRQEGDGNSYVVVRNVYVPLVIGGKRWGDFELAYSFD from the coding sequence ATGAAGCAGGCTGCACTCGATACCGCTCACGCCCATGCCTTGGGGATGATCCCGGAAAGCTGCGGCGCGGTAACGGTCGGCTGCACCGATGTTGCAGGCGTGGTCGAGGCGGTGATCGCCTCCTCGCGCACGCTGCGGTCGGAGCACGAGGCACTGGCCGAAACGGTGCGTGCGCTCGAGGCCGATCAGCGCAAGGTTTCCGAGGCGAGCGACGAGGCGCGGCTCTTGTCCGAACGCGCGATCGAGCGTCTCAACGAAGGCACGGCGCTGATCCAGTCCTCGCTCGGCCAGATTGCGGGCCTCATCGAACTGGTCGACACGCTGAGCCAGCACGTCACCAGCTTCTCCGCCGCGATGGAACAGGTGCGCCGCAGCGCGCAGGACATCGACGAGATTGCCGAAACCACCAACATCCTCGCCCTGAACGCCACGATCGAGGCGATGCGCGCAGGCGACGCCGGGCGCACCTTCGCGGTGGTTGCCGCCGAGGTGAAGAGCCTCGCCAACGACACTCGCAAGGCGACCGAGGAGATCGCCGCCACCATTGACGCGCTGGGCGGCGAGGCCGAGGTTGTGATCGGGCGGATCGAAGCGGGTTCGAAGGCCAGCGGCGAGGCCCGCGCCAGCGTCGCGCAGATCGAGAGCACGATCGCCAATGTCGGCGCGCTGGTCGAAGAGGTCGACAAGCAGAATGACGTCATTGCCCGCTCGACCGGCACGATCAGCGGTCATGTGGACAGGGTGCAGCGGGTGCTGACGGGCTTCGATACCGCCGCGCGCAGCAACGAGGATCGCCTCCACGGCGCGCATCGCAAGATGGAGGAGCTGGAAATCACCGCCTCCGAAATGTTCGACCGGATCGTGCAGGCAGGTCTCTCGCCCGAGGACAGCGCGATGGTCGCGCAGGCACAGGCGATGATGCGCGAGGTTGCCGAGCATACCGAGGCCGCCATTGCCAAGGGTGCGGTCAGCATGGCGGCGCTGTTCGATACCGATTATCAGCCCGTGCCCGGCACCAATCCGCAGCTCTATCGCACCCGCCTGACCGACTGGGCCCACGCCGAATGGCGACCCTTCCTCGACCGTGCGAAGGCCGGCGACACGCGGGTGCTGGCCGCCGCCTGCACCGACATGAACGGCTTTCTGCCGACCCACCTTTCCGAACGCAGCCGCACCCCCACCGGCGATGTCGCGCACGACACCCAGTTCTGCCGCAACGGGCGGATCATGCTGGAGGCGATCGACCGCAAGGCCAAGGCCAGCAGCGCGCCCTATATGATGGCGGTCTATCGCCAGGAAGGCGACGGCAACTCTTATGTCGTGGTGCGCAATGTCTACGTACCGCTGGTGATCGGCGGCAAGCGCTGGGGTGATTTCGAGCTGGCCTACAGCTTCGACTGA
- a CDS encoding TM2 domain-containing protein, producing METKSPIAAGLLALFLGSLGIHKFYLGYTKEGVILLVGTIISYALTLVLIGLIPLMIIGVVCLIEAILYLTKSEAEFNRIYVEGHKPWF from the coding sequence ATGGAAACCAAATCGCCGATCGCTGCCGGACTTCTCGCTCTGTTTCTGGGCAGTCTCGGCATCCACAAATTCTACCTCGGTTACACCAAGGAAGGCGTGATCCTGCTGGTGGGGACGATCATCAGCTACGCGCTGACGCTGGTGCTGATCGGCCTCATTCCGCTGATGATCATCGGCGTGGTGTGCCTGATCGAGGCGATCCTCTATCTGACCAAGTCAGAGGCCGAGTTCAACCGGATCTATGTCGAGGGCCACAAGCCCTGGTTCTGA